In Salinigranum marinum, one DNA window encodes the following:
- a CDS encoding AAA family ATPase, with protein sequence MRVKQLHLQNIRSYADQTVDFPEGTILIHGDNGAGKTSLLMGLFGGLFLSEIRNVGTNSFKLDEFVRRGETKGVVELVFEADGVDYTVEWELYTTSTPNSATLTSPALSRTVSGIGDVREEVQRILGMDEDDFANSVYVKQGEIDRLIEASNRAQMIDGLLGLDEIDDYIQTMKMARRGAGRVSDRNSDNADSRRQELREKFDRSEDEFEDEITELDEEIRETEGKIEQVEEYLDTLRETRADLGSDIKSYEDLVDQKQETENEIHEVNENRTDRQQLIEECEARIEELEDEIEALEDEIEDLSAEVEYEVGTATAAETALEEVQSEVQDASVEQASREKELERARDEINDLKSELDDARDELDSLRKERESIEETLDDRADDLDSANTELDASIEERNEMAVDFLPDLDSVETVDDSTLDQVKERLETLDDEHGEAETTLAQRETTLGEREKDLEGERDELETTRTSLDEKRDELDDLHTEIDTAQERATEATDEFEERLSSLAERAEAHGIDLSEAELESTASEQLPDRLDEVNVEIDEVGNSIAALDQQKDTLLADLEELRELEAESKCPRCKQPVNEAHIDEEAEELESEITETRDRLEARRIEREELEEQQAEIRDLRSDINDLIEFRREEVEVAEEALADLREREDELEGEIADIEADIESYEEAIDALETEVDDLAAEIEELETERDRLETEIKAGEAVVAQFEAVEEEREDVEEIAAEIDDLREELDELDERIKSTEEQIASLETDVDEQTETVDERHVALEEVESRVEELGSHKETVKRITDLYDDIEDKQSQIADERQSIDTHRQMIDSLNERLSSLQEEQDELEDQLGDTDIDQLEDKLSQVREKIQQRKETRGDLQEEAQTLRDERSTLENELSNLRELKQRIDEFERRAEWAKAVHDELNTTLNIYESVKSELREKYLAYINEYTNDIFQDIYLNSSYQRVVITETYKERSDSYDYDIQLLRDDGTTEDPSNASGGERAIVNLALRAGIYKLIAELEGGDRGRLPPFILDEPTTFLDQGHVGQLEQMLDRIRDWDVPQVIVVSHDEALIHGADHECYVEMDEATNTSRVTMRSAGAD encoded by the coding sequence ATGAGAGTCAAACAACTCCACCTGCAGAACATCCGCAGCTACGCTGACCAGACCGTCGACTTCCCGGAGGGGACAATCCTCATCCACGGCGATAACGGGGCGGGGAAGACTTCGCTCCTGATGGGGCTGTTCGGTGGCCTCTTCCTCTCAGAGATCCGCAACGTGGGCACCAATTCGTTCAAACTCGACGAATTCGTCCGCCGTGGTGAGACGAAGGGCGTCGTCGAGTTAGTGTTCGAGGCGGACGGTGTCGACTACACTGTCGAGTGGGAGCTATACACGACCAGCACGCCCAACAGCGCGACGCTGACGTCGCCCGCTCTTTCGCGCACGGTTTCGGGTATCGGTGATGTCCGCGAGGAAGTACAACGGATCCTCGGCATGGACGAAGACGACTTCGCGAACTCCGTCTACGTCAAACAGGGCGAGATCGACCGCCTCATCGAGGCGAGCAATCGGGCACAGATGATCGACGGTCTCCTCGGACTGGACGAGATCGACGACTACATCCAGACAATGAAGATGGCCCGGCGAGGCGCGGGACGCGTAAGCGACCGAAACAGCGACAACGCCGATAGCCGCCGGCAGGAACTCCGTGAGAAATTCGACCGCAGTGAGGACGAGTTCGAGGACGAGATCACCGAACTGGACGAAGAGATTCGGGAGACCGAGGGCAAAATCGAGCAAGTAGAGGAGTACTTGGACACACTGCGCGAGACGCGTGCAGACCTCGGGAGCGATATCAAGAGCTACGAGGATCTCGTCGATCAAAAGCAGGAAACTGAGAACGAGATACACGAGGTAAACGAGAACCGAACCGACAGACAGCAACTGATCGAGGAGTGTGAGGCGCGCATCGAGGAGTTAGAGGACGAAATCGAGGCGCTCGAAGACGAAATCGAGGATCTCTCCGCGGAAGTCGAGTACGAAGTCGGGACAGCCACTGCCGCAGAGACCGCACTCGAGGAGGTGCAGAGCGAGGTGCAGGACGCGTCTGTCGAGCAGGCCAGCCGTGAGAAGGAACTGGAACGCGCACGCGACGAGATAAACGACCTCAAGAGTGAGCTGGATGACGCCCGTGACGAGCTAGATAGCCTTCGCAAGGAGCGTGAGTCCATCGAGGAGACGCTTGACGACCGAGCAGATGACCTCGACTCGGCGAACACCGAACTCGATGCCTCGATCGAGGAGCGCAACGAGATGGCCGTCGATTTCCTCCCAGACCTCGACTCGGTCGAGACGGTGGATGACTCGACGCTCGACCAAGTCAAGGAGCGGCTGGAGACTCTCGACGACGAGCACGGGGAGGCCGAGACGACGTTGGCGCAGCGCGAAACGACACTCGGCGAACGAGAGAAAGACCTCGAAGGCGAGCGCGACGAACTGGAAACGACACGCACCTCACTCGACGAGAAGAGAGACGAACTCGACGACCTTCACACCGAAATCGATACTGCACAAGAGCGAGCCACGGAAGCAACCGACGAGTTCGAGGAGCGTCTCTCGTCACTTGCGGAGCGCGCAGAAGCACACGGCATCGATCTCTCTGAGGCGGAGTTGGAGTCAACAGCGAGTGAACAGCTCCCCGATAGACTGGACGAGGTCAACGTCGAAATCGACGAGGTCGGGAACAGTATCGCTGCACTCGACCAGCAGAAGGACACCCTCCTCGCCGATCTCGAAGAGCTGCGGGAACTCGAAGCCGAGAGCAAGTGTCCCCGATGCAAACAGCCAGTCAATGAGGCCCATATCGACGAGGAGGCCGAGGAACTGGAATCAGAGATAACCGAGACGCGTGATCGGCTGGAGGCACGACGAATCGAGCGCGAGGAACTCGAAGAGCAACAAGCGGAGATTCGCGACCTCCGTAGCGACATCAACGACCTCATCGAGTTCCGTCGTGAGGAGGTCGAAGTCGCAGAGGAGGCTCTCGCCGACCTTCGCGAGCGTGAGGACGAACTCGAGGGAGAAATCGCCGATATCGAAGCGGATATTGAATCGTACGAGGAGGCAATCGACGCTCTCGAAACAGAGGTCGACGACCTCGCAGCAGAGATCGAAGAACTGGAAACAGAGCGCGACCGACTGGAGACAGAGATAAAGGCCGGTGAGGCGGTCGTCGCCCAATTCGAGGCAGTCGAAGAAGAGCGTGAGGACGTCGAGGAGATCGCGGCGGAGATCGACGACCTCCGCGAGGAACTCGACGAGCTGGATGAGCGTATCAAATCGACCGAAGAACAGATCGCGTCGCTCGAAACCGATGTCGACGAACAGACAGAGACTGTCGATGAGCGTCATGTCGCTCTCGAAGAGGTCGAGTCACGCGTTGAGGAGCTCGGATCCCACAAGGAGACGGTGAAGAGGATCACTGACCTCTACGACGACATCGAAGACAAGCAGTCTCAAATCGCTGACGAGCGCCAGAGCATCGACACTCACCGTCAGATGATCGACAGCCTCAACGAGCGCCTCTCCAGTCTACAGGAGGAGCAAGACGAACTCGAAGACCAGCTGGGAGATACCGATATCGACCAGCTGGAAGACAAGCTCTCACAGGTCAGGGAGAAAATCCAACAGCGGAAGGAGACGCGTGGTGACCTACAGGAGGAGGCACAGACCCTCCGCGACGAGCGCAGCACGCTCGAGAACGAGCTATCGAACCTCCGGGAGCTGAAACAGCGAATCGACGAGTTCGAGCGGAGAGCCGAGTGGGCGAAAGCCGTCCACGACGAGCTGAACACCACTCTCAACATCTACGAGAGCGTCAAATCGGAGCTTCGGGAGAAGTACCTCGCGTACATCAACGAGTACACGAACGACATCTTCCAAGACATCTATCTCAACAGCAGCTACCAGCGGGTGGTCATCACCGAGACCTACAAGGAGCGGAGTGACAGCTACGACTACGACATCCAGTTACTCCGCGACGACGGCACGACAGAAGACCCGAGCAACGCGAGCGGTGGCGAACGCGCCATCGTAAATCTCGCGCTCCGAGCGGGAATCTACAAGCTCATCGCCGAGTTGGAGGGGGGCGACCGCGGCCGGTTGCCTCCGTTCATCCTCGACGAGCCGACGACGTTCCTTGACCAAGGACACGTGGGACAGCTCGAACAGATGCTCGACCGGATTCGGGACTGGGACGTCCCACAGGTGATCGTCGTCTCGCACGACGAGGCCCTGATTCACGGTGCTGACCACGAGTGCTACGTCGAGATGGACGAGGCGACGAACACCAGCCGAGTCACCATGCGCTCGGCGGGGGCGGACTGA
- a CDS encoding DNA double-strand break repair nuclease NurA: protein MDSEAIGAVRELFAEIDAAVPRDRESQAEHARRLFGLLEREGGIVEAVDEPAFHRTRLAELGTWMDDPWDGATYGVDASTTRPLEYNNGLVVDAAHAKTGVTGGSADRTLERSGRVVGVAYLDDGDSTLHEKTLEGEYVTADLVRFPEATEEPRNISKSVAAVAQRLSESRQAVESLDALDGALFLDGSVLPLGIVYWVLLDHAGGRSPAGSWNLPAEIVGNYIEVIDRQYEREQPVLGVVKTSSMSQVLDALREKIEQHDVRGDNGRLLDVPWVRDHQFMAEVLRFDDLDYLTYTSWFVSAGQEINGQRYELLEPLADRLEHGSPSDYRRAFCFVRLPKTGDLLRVEAPYLMVQDSEMRERVQLKALKEIAQQQGVPRAIERADKLARISRENRRKIRDLIERTEATYDHNWDGRWRDLDDDTDL from the coding sequence ATGGACTCGGAGGCAATCGGTGCCGTCCGCGAACTGTTCGCCGAAATCGACGCCGCCGTCCCACGCGACCGAGAGTCACAGGCCGAACACGCTCGTCGGCTGTTTGGCCTGTTGGAGCGTGAGGGTGGTATCGTCGAGGCCGTCGACGAACCAGCCTTTCACCGCACGCGTCTCGCCGAACTGGGCACGTGGATGGATGACCCGTGGGATGGGGCTACCTACGGAGTCGACGCCAGCACGACGCGTCCGCTCGAATACAACAACGGGCTGGTCGTCGACGCAGCCCATGCGAAAACGGGGGTTACCGGCGGGAGTGCCGATCGAACGCTGGAACGGTCTGGCCGGGTCGTTGGTGTCGCATATCTCGATGACGGCGACAGTACCCTTCATGAGAAGACCCTCGAAGGAGAGTACGTCACGGCGGATCTAGTGCGATTTCCCGAGGCGACCGAGGAGCCCCGGAACATCTCCAAATCCGTCGCCGCGGTAGCACAGCGATTGAGTGAGAGCCGACAGGCAGTCGAGTCGTTGGATGCTCTGGATGGTGCGCTGTTCCTCGATGGATCCGTCCTGCCGCTGGGTATCGTCTACTGGGTACTGCTCGACCATGCTGGCGGCCGGTCTCCTGCTGGGTCGTGGAACTTACCCGCAGAAATCGTCGGCAACTACATCGAGGTCATCGACCGGCAGTACGAGCGCGAACAACCCGTGCTCGGAGTCGTCAAGACCTCCTCGATGTCGCAGGTTCTCGACGCGCTCCGCGAGAAGATCGAACAACACGACGTCCGAGGCGACAACGGGAGACTGCTCGACGTCCCGTGGGTACGTGATCATCAGTTCATGGCCGAGGTGCTCCGATTTGACGATCTGGATTACCTCACGTACACGTCGTGGTTCGTAAGTGCCGGACAGGAGATCAACGGACAACGGTACGAGCTGCTTGAGCCACTGGCCGACCGGCTGGAACACGGAAGTCCGTCAGACTACCGCCGAGCGTTCTGCTTTGTCCGGCTGCCGAAGACGGGCGACCTCCTCCGAGTCGAAGCTCCGTATCTGATGGTACAGGACAGCGAGATGCGCGAACGCGTTCAACTGAAGGCCTTGAAAGAGATCGCACAGCAACAGGGCGTCCCTCGCGCCATCGAGCGTGCCGATAAACTCGCTCGCATCAGCCGGGAGAACCGGCGGAAGATTCGTGATCTGATCGAGCGCACCGAAGCAACGTACGACCACAACTGGGACGGTCGCTGGCGCGACCTCGACGACGACACTGACCTATGA
- a CDS encoding ATP-binding protein gives MLVAELDPLAILRQRAGGELERGIVNRIPKPNTSVSLSRDEDHLRTGLNIPKEGVFAGYLSVGGDAMIIDDEEFAYYIQNPGIDPDTGEPEDGEPAVFRHALVAGSTGTGKTHFTKNLLRQFVDSKRYPVEVSADDDVQHSRLNTVIFDPENEYWEMREDNPSLTDEQRRKLRRQGVEFDGVDDLQVFVPEVDRTRSPSTSESIPLTIPFSVVEHEPRLLMPFAQMSDVTRGAITSCIEAYFSCFDEDNAEWPSRSVGEPRYRDFIDFLEEHDDAESRLRERNSIGDGTWDAVWRRAKQSEYFDVFDGGTNPFPEMTDQLFREGQVTVIPTSHLRGEKEYLVVLSLLSYIIENKIDDFDVDPAVKHTPMLVAVDEAHNYFSRPSNVREAYIVGRAREAAKQGRKDKLGLMMITQNPGDIDGDILKQINTNVFLQLRDEVIEDVPSVPRSYRKDIPKFAKGQAVIKAPDVEAVEVVGLPYCLTRHDS, from the coding sequence GTGCTGGTCGCCGAACTTGACCCTCTCGCAATCCTCCGACAGCGGGCGGGCGGAGAACTGGAGCGCGGTATCGTCAACCGTATCCCGAAACCGAACACGTCGGTTAGCCTCTCGCGGGACGAAGATCACCTCCGGACGGGGCTGAACATACCTAAGGAGGGTGTCTTCGCCGGCTATCTCTCGGTCGGCGGAGATGCGATGATTATCGATGACGAGGAGTTCGCGTACTACATCCAGAATCCGGGTATCGACCCGGATACCGGAGAGCCCGAAGACGGAGAACCAGCCGTATTCAGGCACGCGCTCGTCGCCGGATCAACTGGTACGGGGAAGACGCACTTTACGAAAAATCTCCTCCGTCAGTTCGTCGACAGCAAGCGATACCCGGTAGAGGTGAGTGCCGATGACGATGTCCAGCACAGCCGGCTCAACACCGTCATCTTCGACCCCGAAAACGAATACTGGGAGATGCGGGAGGATAACCCGAGCCTGACCGACGAGCAACGTCGGAAACTCCGTCGACAGGGCGTCGAGTTTGACGGAGTCGACGACCTGCAAGTGTTCGTCCCTGAGGTCGACCGAACTCGAAGCCCGTCGACCTCGGAAAGCATCCCGCTGACGATCCCGTTCTCCGTCGTCGAGCACGAGCCTCGGCTGTTGATGCCGTTCGCCCAGATGTCGGATGTGACACGCGGGGCGATCACCAGTTGCATCGAGGCGTACTTCAGCTGCTTCGACGAGGACAACGCGGAGTGGCCGTCACGGTCGGTCGGCGAGCCACGTTACAGAGACTTCATCGACTTCCTCGAGGAGCACGACGACGCCGAGAGTCGGCTTCGAGAGCGGAACAGCATTGGCGACGGAACGTGGGACGCGGTGTGGAGACGCGCCAAGCAGAGCGAGTACTTCGACGTGTTCGACGGTGGCACGAACCCGTTCCCGGAGATGACGGATCAACTCTTCCGCGAGGGGCAGGTTACAGTCATCCCCACGAGCCACCTCCGCGGAGAGAAGGAGTATCTCGTCGTGCTCTCGCTGCTCTCGTACATCATCGAGAACAAGATCGACGACTTCGACGTCGATCCAGCTGTCAAGCACACACCGATGCTCGTGGCGGTGGACGAGGCTCACAACTACTTCTCACGGCCGTCCAACGTTCGGGAGGCATACATTGTTGGACGAGCACGCGAGGCCGCCAAGCAGGGGCGGAAGGACAAATTGGGGCTGATGATGATTACGCAGAACCCGGGCGACATCGACGGGGACATCCTGAAACAGATCAACACCAACGTGTTCCTGCAGCTGCGTGACGAGGTTATTGAGGATGTCCCCTCGGTTCCACGGAGTTATCGGAAGGACATTCCGAAGTTCGCGAAGGGCCAAGCCGTCATCAAGGCACCGGACGTCGAGGCCGTCGAGGTTGTGGGGCTCCCGTACTGCCTGACGCGTCACGATAGTTGA